The stretch of DNA CTGAGCCAGGATCAAACTCTCCATAAAAGTGTTTGTCTTGCTCGATTTTAAAACTGACGGAATTAATTCTTAATTCCTTACCTATTTCTTTTGTTCAGTTTTCAAAGAACTGTGTGTTTGGCTTGTCTTTTTCCGAGACAGCTTTACCATCTTACCGAATGGAAGTTATAAAGTCAAGCACTTTTTTGAAATTCTTTTTTGATCATTTTTACGATCATATGGTGGGCCTAAATGGACTCGAACCATCGACCTCACGCTTATCAGGCGTGCGCTCTAACCAGCTGAGCTATAGGCCCGTAAAAAATAATGGAGCGGGTGATGAGAATCGAACTCACGACCAGAGCTTGGAAGGCTCTTGTTTTACCACTAAACTACACCCGCATAAGTATGGTCGGGAAGACAGGATTTGAACCTGCGACCCCCTGGTCCCAAACCAGGTGCTCTACCAAGCTGAGCCACTTCCCGTAAGTAAATATGGCGCGCCCTGAGAGATTCGAACTCCCGACCTTTTGATTCGTAGTCAAACACTCTATCCAGCTGAGCTAAGGGCGCATATTTAAAATGTATTCTATGTTATAAGTTAAAGTTGGTGCGGTCGAGAGGACTCGAACCTCCACGGGGATACCCCCACTAGCCCCTCAAGCTAGCGCGTCTGCCATTCCGCCACGACCGCGCGGCTAGGATGCCAGCGCATGAGCACTGCAACTTATTGAGAAAATTAATATGGTGCGGGTGAAGGGACTCGAACCCCCACGTCAAAGACACTAGATCCTAAGTCTAGCGCGTCTGCCAATTCCGCCACACCCGCATATTAATTTGAAAATGGTGAGCCATGAAGGATTCGAACCTTCGACCCTCTGATTAAAAGTCAGATGCTCTACCAACTGAGCTAATGGCTCTCACTGAAGTGTTTTTAAACACTTATCTTAAAAAGAAAAAATGGCTGGGCTAGCTGGATTCGAACCAACGCATGTCGCAGTCAAAGTGCGATGCCTTACCGCTTGGCTATAGCCCAACACCTTAGAAATAATGGCGGACCCGACCGGGGTCGAACCGGCGATCTCCTGCGTGACAGGCAGGCATGTTAACCACTACACCACGAGTCCATCAATCTATAGGTATTACTTTTATGAAAGTATATGGTGACCCGTACGGGATTCGAACCCGTGTTACCGCCGTGAAAGGGCGGTGTCTTAACCGCTTGACCAACGGGCCACATGGCAGAGAAGAAGGGATTCGAACCCTCGCACCGCGTTAGCGATCTACACCCTTAGCAGGGGCGCCCCTTGAGCCACTTGGGTACTTCTCTGTATGGCTCCACAGGTAGGACTCGAACCTACGACCGATCGGTTAACAGCCGATAGCTCTACCACTGAGCTACTGTGGAATGTCTTTTAAGGACAATTAATATCATAATCGTTTTCGTCTCAGATGTCAACTAGTTTTAGAAGTTTTTTCTGAGTCGCATTCGCTTTACGATACCTGCTTTTAAAAGCTATGTAATAGGTATGTCTAACAGCGACTTTATTAAATTACCACATACCTATATTCGAAGTCAACACCCTATTTTAAAGAAACCTGTTTTAATTTCCCTCGGCACTTTCCGCACACATATCTTTTCGTGTCAATTTGCCTCTTTCTCTTATAGGACTGCATACAGTCTGCACACATATAAGCGTATTTATAACTCTCTGTTCTTCTTTTATCGGGGATGGATTGACAGAAACGAGACCCACCTACTTTATGAAGCCAATACTTAAAGTCATCGTCACCATGTTTATACCCTCTGCCCTCGATATGCATGTGATAGTGCACGAGCTCATGCTTAATGACACCGATCAATTCTTCTATACCAAATGCTTTATAAAGATGAGGATTCATTTCTATATCATGAGATCGCAACAGATAACGTCCACCTGTTGTTCGCAGCCTTCTATTGAATCTCGCTTGGTGGCGAAACGTTTTATTGAAGAACTGAATGGAGATCTCCTCTGTTAGCTTCTGCAATTCTTCATTCGTCATGGTCAAGCTCCTTACATTTCTAGTTCACATTAACAAGCTCCTATACATAGACTAATACACAAATAACGGATTGGGAAGTTCAAGGAGGTTCTCTATATGCCAACATGGTTTAAAAGACAGCTCCGTCGTGCTTATTATCAAAAAGACCGTTACCAAATCCGCTTACTTAATCAATGCTGGTTCTTTTATAACAAAAAACACTCCTCCAGTGAAGAATAGTCCACTGGAGAAGTGCATTATCTTTTATCTCATTTTGGAGTAATCATGGTTAGAGCGATTCGTTGTTTTGCTACATCTACTGAATCTACCCATACGGTTACGACTTGCCCTACGCTTACGACGTCCATCGGATTCTTTACGAAACGATCGGTAAGCTTCGAAATATGAACAAGCCCGTCCTGTTTCACGCCAATATCTACAAACGCACCAAAATCCACAACATTTCGAACGGTTCCTTGAAGCTCCATTCCTTGTGACAAGTCCTCCATCTTAAGAACATCTGTTTTAAGGACTGGCCCTGAAAAAGCATCACGCGGATCACGTCCAGGTTTCATAAGCCCTTCAATAATATCCTTTAATGTTGGAACGCCGATATCTAATTTCTCAGATGTCGCTTCGAGTGAAAGTGATTTTAACTTTTCAGCAAGAGCGTCTGAACCGATATCAACTGGCTTGAATCCAAGTTCTTTTAACAAAGCTTTCGTTGCTGGGTAGCTTTCTGGATGAATACCCGTCTGATCAAGTGGTTGATCTCCGTCAACTACACGTAAAAATCCGATACATTGCTCATATGTTTTTGCACCAAGACGAGGGATTTTTTTCAGTTCTGTTCTGTTTTTGAACTTTCCTACCTCGTTTCGTTTAACAATAATGTTCTGTGCAACGGTTTTGGACAACCCGGATACATATTGAAGAAGAGACGATGATGCGGTATTCACGTTAACACCCACTTGGTTAACCGCCGTTTCCACAACAAATGAAATTTCTTCACCTAGTCTTTTTTGAGAAACGTCATGCTGATACTGACCGACACCAATAGACTTCGGATCGATTTTTACAAGCTCCGCTAACGGATCTTGAAGTCTTCGCGCAATGGATACCGCACTTCTTTCCTCAACTTGAAGGTCTGGAAACTCCTCACGCGCGACTGTAGAAGCTGAATATACACTCGCTCCCGCTTCATTAACGATGACGTAAGCTACAGATTTCTCTAGGTCTTTTAATGTTTCAGCAATAAATTGCTCAGTTTCTCGTGATGCTGTCCCATTTCCGATCGCAGCGATTTCGATATCATACTGATCGATCAGTTTTTTTACGACCGCTGCCGATTTTTCTACCTCTGATCGCGGCGGTGTTGGATAAATCGTCTGGATATGAAGTACTTTACCCGTTTCATCTACTACACCTAGTTTGCAACCTGTTCTATACGCTGGGTCAACTCCTAGAACTACTTTTCCTTTGAGTGGTGCTTGTAAGAGAAGGCTTCTTACATTTTCAGAAAAGATATGAATCGCACGCTCTTCTGCTTGTTCTGTAAGAGCCGCACGAATTTCACGTTCGATGGAAGGTGCGATCAATCGTTTATACGAATCTTCAATTGCTTCAGTGAGATATGGTACAGCAGGTGAGCTCGAGCGTTTGACTACTTTTCTCTCCATTTTTGATACGATTAGTTCTGATGGTGCCGCGATACCTACTC from Bacillus sp. E(2018) encodes:
- a CDS encoding SprT family protein, coding for MTNEELQKLTEEISIQFFNKTFRHQARFNRRLRTTGGRYLLRSHDIEMNPHLYKAFGIEELIGVIKHELVHYHMHIEGRGYKHGDDDFKYWLHKVGGSRFCQSIPDKRRTESYKYAYMCADCMQSYKRKRQIDTKRYVCGKCRGKLKQVSLK
- the cmpA gene encoding cortex morphogenetic protein CmpA, whose translation is MPTWFKRQLRRAYYQKDRYQIRLLNQCWFFYNKKHSSSEE
- a CDS encoding Tex family protein — protein: MESELNVKGKQINQVIALLEEGNTVPFIARYRKELTGGLDEVQIKDIMDRWTYLQNLASRKEEILRLIEEQGKLTEELSGAIAKAQKLQDLEDIYRPYKQKRRTKATVAKEKGLEPLALWLLEQRNDDPLTEAASYINEEKEVNAAEDALSGAKDIIAEMLSDDADMRKWIREDTFNKGEVKTDGKNAELDEKKVFEMYYDYQEPIRKIVPHRVLAMNRGEKENILRVGIAAPSELIVSKMERKVVKRSSSPAVPYLTEAIEDSYKRLIAPSIEREIRAALTEQAEERAIHIFSENVRSLLLQAPLKGKVVLGVDPAYRTGCKLGVVDETGKVLHIQTIYPTPPRSEVEKSAAVVKKLIDQYDIEIAAIGNGTASRETEQFIAETLKDLEKSVAYVIVNEAGASVYSASTVAREEFPDLQVEERSAVSIARRLQDPLAELVKIDPKSIGVGQYQHDVSQKRLGEEISFVVETAVNQVGVNVNTASSSLLQYVSGLSKTVAQNIIVKRNEVGKFKNRTELKKIPRLGAKTYEQCIGFLRVVDGDQPLDQTGIHPESYPATKALLKELGFKPVDIGSDALAEKLKSLSLEATSEKLDIGVPTLKDIIEGLMKPGRDPRDAFSGPVLKTDVLKMEDLSQGMELQGTVRNVVDFGAFVDIGVKQDGLVHISKLTDRFVKNPMDVVSVGQVVTVWVDSVDVAKQRIALTMITPK